Proteins from a single region of Parasedimentitalea psychrophila:
- a CDS encoding acyl-CoA dehydrogenase family protein, with the protein MSYSLTDDERAITAQIERFCTEVLAPQAARLDEEALFATLHLPAMAEMGLLGMNLPETKGGIGLTGPALYAAVEAVAGACGSTASMLTAHFLATDSLLLGADDALQARILPDAAAGKTLGAFALTEPLAGSNPADMTTYAIREGDGYRIKGSKCFISNAGAADFIVVYAKTNRDTGARGVSAFVVEPKTTEGVDIGPNERTMGLRGGHVFGIAFDCWVPEGNRIGAEGTGFRTAMKVLDNGRIEVAAQATGIASAALETAISYAKDRKVGGHPIADFQGLQWMLADSATDLAAARALAMQAAVKRGTGARYSSESAFAKLFASEAAWRIADRALQIHGGYGYTRDFPLERYLRDLRIFRIYEGSSEIQRSIIARSLLK; encoded by the coding sequence ATGAGCTATTCGCTGACAGACGACGAGCGCGCCATTACAGCCCAGATCGAACGCTTCTGCACCGAGGTGCTCGCCCCTCAGGCCGCGCGATTGGACGAAGAGGCGCTGTTTGCCACCCTTCACTTGCCTGCCATGGCCGAAATGGGCCTTTTGGGCATGAACTTACCGGAAACAAAGGGGGGCATTGGCCTCACTGGTCCGGCACTTTATGCGGCAGTCGAAGCTGTGGCCGGGGCCTGCGGCTCCACCGCTTCGATGCTGACGGCCCATTTTTTGGCAACGGACTCGCTTCTGCTCGGCGCTGATGACGCATTGCAGGCGCGCATCCTGCCCGATGCTGCCGCCGGTAAAACGCTGGGGGCGTTTGCCCTGACCGAACCGCTAGCGGGCTCTAACCCGGCGGACATGACAACATATGCAATCCGCGAAGGCGATGGATATCGGATCAAAGGCTCGAAATGCTTTATATCCAACGCAGGAGCGGCCGATTTCATCGTGGTCTACGCCAAAACCAACCGAGACACTGGTGCGCGTGGGGTCAGCGCTTTTGTGGTTGAACCAAAGACTACAGAAGGAGTCGACATTGGCCCGAACGAAAGAACCATGGGCCTAAGGGGCGGCCATGTGTTTGGCATAGCTTTCGATTGCTGGGTGCCCGAGGGCAATCGTATCGGCGCGGAAGGCACAGGATTTCGCACCGCGATGAAGGTGCTCGACAATGGCCGGATCGAGGTCGCGGCACAGGCCACCGGCATTGCAAGCGCTGCCCTTGAGACGGCAATTTCTTATGCCAAGGACCGCAAGGTTGGCGGCCACCCGATTGCCGATTTCCAAGGCCTTCAGTGGATGCTGGCAGACAGCGCCACCGATCTGGCGGCGGCGCGGGCGTTGGCGATGCAGGCGGCGGTCAAACGCGGCACTGGCGCACGGTATTCAAGCGAGTCGGCATTTGCCAAGCTTTTTGCCTCTGAGGCGGCCTGGCGCATTGCCGACCGGGCGCTGCAAATTCATGGTGGCTATGGCTACACCCGAGATTTCCCCTTGGAACGCTACCTGCGCGATCTTCGGATTTTCCGTATCTACGAAGGATCCTCGGAAATTCAACGCAGCATCATCGCACGCAGCCTGCTAAAATGA
- a CDS encoding AsmA family protein — MLKLEKMVSGTGHVRAVFKRSGKSARIESLDMLITLDGGQSLQLTGALGELSNPSDVTLDTSIRLYSEANRPPPTKARRDLKLIGVDMQIIAQPDGIAHRRMVIETNGFVLDTRGEGPPPISFSEISRTPEGHLRIGKLVLRIGPPEANFVVLEGSVEDVLQLEGIDIEGRLSMPMASLVTSALSQSSDALGHLTGGFRLSGNAHELSLSDLRAASQGTDLWSLKVSGAIENLLQFRDIALDIAVDVPSGAKLLSALKLDPIKTGPLAVTYQLSTLGSEWATEVTIAVAASQLGFNMKLDIDDPSQKIRGQIVSDLIRVRHLRDIIAAAMQLAKLNDLARAASQGNAPASPPHQSEDVIGPEPLVLKSPEQTDPADTEGTDGDAIAGASTSQPTGPFRNVTLQPLGQSILLSGIDLGVAIDLRKIEGVKGASHLTSDLEIKDQKARLGPLKFEYGGGHFNVSGAMNLKDAPDTLQLSGSMGGWNFGNIMQDLGFKKRASGTLYATFDVSGSHASTRDFLATLRGRATVSMKNGNIDSQLLDLAGLGVVPWLFSKEREAVVTIVCVRAPITISKGRLTTKQAVVETDRVQLVVLGNVDLKHQTLDIVGQPRRIGKPLSRSPWPFTAAGPIANPKIKVQDGPRRLRRSDGASTMPQKRKNCVPDILQLR; from the coding sequence GTGCTCAAACTCGAAAAAATGGTGTCCGGCACGGGGCATGTCAGAGCGGTTTTTAAACGCTCTGGAAAATCTGCACGTATCGAAAGCCTGGACATGCTCATCACATTGGATGGCGGACAAAGTCTGCAACTGACGGGCGCGTTGGGGGAGTTGAGCAATCCATCCGACGTCACCCTTGATACCAGCATCCGCCTATATTCAGAGGCCAACCGGCCACCGCCAACTAAGGCGCGGCGGGATTTGAAACTGATCGGTGTTGACATGCAGATCATTGCCCAACCGGACGGGATAGCTCATCGCCGAATGGTGATCGAAACCAATGGTTTTGTTCTCGACACCCGCGGGGAAGGGCCGCCACCGATATCATTTTCAGAGATTTCACGGACGCCGGAAGGACATTTGAGGATCGGCAAGCTGGTGCTCCGGATCGGTCCGCCAGAGGCTAATTTTGTGGTTCTTGAGGGGTCTGTCGAAGATGTTCTGCAGCTGGAAGGCATCGACATTGAAGGCAGGTTGTCGATGCCAATGGCAAGTCTGGTAACCTCGGCGCTGTCTCAGTCATCAGATGCGTTGGGACATCTGACCGGTGGTTTCCGCCTAAGCGGCAATGCCCACGAACTCAGCCTTTCGGACCTGAGGGCAGCCTCTCAGGGCACCGATCTCTGGAGCCTGAAGGTTAGCGGGGCGATCGAAAATCTGCTCCAGTTCAGAGATATCGCACTAGATATCGCTGTTGATGTCCCGTCAGGCGCAAAGCTACTGAGTGCGTTGAAACTGGACCCCATCAAAACCGGACCTCTAGCGGTGACTTACCAATTGTCGACATTGGGGAGCGAGTGGGCAACCGAGGTCACTATTGCCGTGGCGGCGTCCCAGCTTGGCTTCAACATGAAACTTGATATTGACGATCCTTCTCAAAAGATAAGAGGCCAGATTGTAAGTGACCTGATCAGGGTTAGACATTTGCGCGATATTATTGCCGCGGCGATGCAGTTGGCGAAGCTTAACGATTTGGCGCGAGCCGCGTCCCAGGGAAATGCCCCTGCCAGTCCCCCTCACCAAAGTGAGGACGTCATTGGGCCCGAGCCCTTGGTGCTGAAAAGCCCGGAACAGACCGATCCAGCCGACACCGAAGGAACGGATGGTGATGCCATTGCAGGTGCCAGCACCTCGCAACCGACAGGCCCATTTCGCAATGTGACCCTGCAGCCCCTGGGCCAATCAATTCTGTTGTCCGGCATTGATCTTGGGGTCGCAATTGATCTGCGCAAGATCGAAGGTGTCAAAGGGGCCAGTCATCTGACAAGTGATCTCGAGATCAAAGACCAGAAGGCGCGTTTAGGTCCGCTAAAGTTCGAATACGGCGGCGGTCATTTTAACGTCAGTGGAGCAATGAATTTGAAAGACGCCCCCGACACCTTGCAACTGTCAGGATCCATGGGCGGATGGAACTTTGGAAATATCATGCAAGACCTAGGGTTCAAAAAACGCGCCAGCGGTACTTTGTATGCCACTTTTGATGTTTCTGGCAGCCACGCCTCGACCCGAGACTTTCTCGCAACCCTGAGAGGCCGCGCTACGGTGTCGATGAAAAACGGCAATATAGATTCCCAACTTCTGGATCTGGCGGGCCTGGGTGTCGTTCCGTGGCTGTTCTCGAAAGAACGCGAAGCGGTTGTAACCATTGTCTGTGTGCGTGCGCCGATTACGATCTCGAAGGGACGCCTAACCACGAAACAAGCGGTCGTCGAAACCGATCGGGTGCAGCTTGTGGTGCTTGGCAATGTAGACCTGAAACATCAGACGCTGGATATTGTGGGGCAGCCACGGCGGATCGGCAAGCCGCTGTCGCGCAGCCCGTGGCCTTTCACGGCCGCCGGACCAATCGCCAATCCAAAGATAAAGGTCCAGGACGGGCCTCGACGCCTGCGCCGTTCGGATGGGGCGTCAACGATGCCCCAGAAACGCAAAAACTGCGTTCCGGATATTCTGCAACTGAGGTAA
- a CDS encoding AI-2E family transporter, translating into MESETSTDATDPDQPANISRSVVALVSLATATVIVTFAFFEIIRPFLSALVLAAICSVLVQPLYRAVLARVGNRTGLASTITVLMGIVIVVGPLIGIAYLAATQASGLIEGADQLLDNLSENVEALKLGTFDFPEWMPFRQDLTEAGPQIVEKVEQMLGSIASFLASSLSGLTNGTASFFLGLFTFLYAMFFFLPMKTSAFRPVLANTGLAVELQEKLNERIVSVSRATIKGTLLIGVIQGALGGFGFWMAGIEGAAFWSVIMAIAAAIPGLGATAVVIGGAIYLAVQGAVTAAIGLALWAVLVVGTIDNILRPTLVGRDAQMSDLMIFVSTLGGLAVFGASGLIFGPVIAGLFITVWHAVAASSLRFDRGKNKPQVADGGDELQKPESNQDPGEDLQNKRSFAVTLSKSELDAEVEQLKRAFSENKPEGPK; encoded by the coding sequence ATGGAATCTGAAACTTCGACTGACGCGACGGACCCCGATCAACCGGCTAATATTTCTCGATCTGTTGTGGCCTTGGTCTCTCTCGCGACAGCGACTGTAATTGTCACTTTCGCCTTCTTCGAAATCATACGCCCGTTCTTGAGCGCGCTGGTTCTTGCCGCGATCTGCTCGGTACTCGTCCAACCACTCTACCGCGCTGTTCTTGCTCGTGTCGGCAATCGAACTGGGTTGGCCAGCACGATCACGGTGCTGATGGGAATTGTCATTGTGGTCGGTCCGCTTATCGGCATTGCATATCTTGCGGCAACCCAGGCTTCAGGATTGATCGAGGGAGCCGACCAGCTATTGGACAATCTATCGGAAAACGTTGAGGCACTGAAACTAGGCACATTCGATTTTCCGGAGTGGATGCCGTTTCGCCAGGACCTTACCGAAGCAGGACCTCAGATCGTTGAAAAAGTGGAGCAAATGCTAGGGAGCATCGCCTCGTTTCTGGCCTCATCACTGTCTGGCCTGACCAACGGAACGGCCAGCTTTTTCCTGGGCCTGTTTACCTTTCTGTATGCAATGTTCTTTTTCCTGCCAATGAAAACTTCGGCCTTTCGACCAGTCCTTGCGAACACAGGGTTGGCCGTTGAGCTTCAGGAGAAGCTGAATGAAAGGATTGTTTCGGTCAGCCGGGCGACGATCAAGGGCACGTTGCTAATTGGCGTGATCCAAGGGGCTCTTGGCGGGTTTGGGTTCTGGATGGCCGGGATCGAAGGGGCGGCTTTCTGGAGCGTGATCATGGCCATCGCAGCGGCCATTCCGGGTTTGGGGGCCACCGCTGTTGTGATCGGCGGCGCGATCTATCTGGCAGTGCAAGGTGCAGTCACGGCCGCCATTGGCCTGGCTCTTTGGGCGGTTCTGGTTGTGGGCACCATCGACAACATCCTGCGCCCGACGCTTGTTGGTCGGGATGCCCAGATGTCTGATCTGATGATATTTGTTAGCACTTTAGGTGGTCTTGCCGTGTTCGGCGCATCAGGGTTGATTTTCGGCCCGGTAATCGCCGGCTTGTTCATCACAGTTTGGCACGCGGTCGCGGCATCCTCACTGCGATTTGACCGCGGCAAGAACAAACCGCAGGTTGCAGATGGGGGCGATGAACTGCAGAAACCTGAATCCAATCAGGATCCAGGCGAAGACCTTCAAAATAAACGATCTTTTGCGGTCACCCTATCCAAATCCGAGCTTGATGCCGAAGTGGAGCAGCTGAAGCGCGCATTCAGCGAGAACAAGCCTGAGGGACCCAAATAA
- a CDS encoding arylsulfatase translates to MPALAQDKPNILVIWGDDIGQSNISAYTMGLMGYRTPNIDRVAKEGMIFTDYYGEQSCTAGRSSYIMGQSVYRTGLSKVGLPGADLGIQVEDPTIAGLLKAEGYVTGQFGKNHLGDQDAMLPTNHGFDEFFGNLYHLNAEEEPENRDYPGDAILADGTTFHESFGPRGVIKSSADGAIEDTGPLTKKRMETVDDETIAAAIDFIKRANDQGKPFYVWWNGTRMHFRTHVKPEHFGISGQDTYGDGMVEHDMHVGQLLDLLDELGIADNTLVQYSTDNGPHKNTWPDAATSPFFSEKNTNWEGGWRVPSMVRWPGQIEAGSVSNEIMHHMDWLPTFLAVAGNSSIKEQLLEGGVHAIGREYRVHLDGYNFLPVLTGEVEKGPRHEIFYFADTGELTALRYDDWKLIFMEQKAVYTLRAWIEPWTALRVPLMTNLRRDPFEQAHLTSNTYFDWMIDRVFLLVPAQKYVGQFLATFQEFPPRQKPASFSIDQVMEAMAENNGSK, encoded by the coding sequence ATGCCGGCCCTAGCGCAGGACAAACCCAACATACTGGTGATTTGGGGGGATGACATCGGTCAATCCAACATTTCCGCCTACACAATGGGTCTGATGGGGTATCGCACACCCAATATCGACCGGGTTGCCAAAGAGGGGATGATTTTTACCGACTACTACGGCGAGCAATCCTGCACCGCCGGGCGGTCTTCCTATATCATGGGCCAGTCAGTCTATCGCACCGGTCTCTCCAAAGTGGGATTGCCTGGGGCTGATCTTGGCATACAAGTAGAAGATCCGACCATTGCCGGACTGCTCAAGGCCGAAGGCTACGTAACGGGTCAATTTGGCAAGAACCATCTTGGCGATCAGGATGCCATGCTGCCCACCAATCACGGATTTGATGAGTTTTTTGGCAATCTCTACCATTTGAATGCCGAAGAAGAGCCCGAAAATCGCGACTATCCGGGCGATGCAATTCTAGCGGATGGCACTACTTTCCACGAGTCTTTTGGTCCGCGGGGTGTCATCAAGTCCTCGGCTGATGGCGCAATTGAAGACACCGGCCCACTGACTAAAAAGCGGATGGAAACTGTTGATGACGAGACCATCGCCGCGGCCATCGACTTTATCAAGCGTGCAAACGATCAGGGCAAACCATTTTACGTCTGGTGGAACGGCACCCGCATGCATTTTCGCACCCACGTAAAGCCCGAGCATTTCGGAATATCCGGTCAGGACACCTATGGCGACGGGATGGTTGAACATGACATGCATGTGGGACAGTTGCTGGACCTTTTGGATGAACTAGGGATCGCCGACAATACGCTCGTGCAGTACTCGACTGACAATGGCCCACACAAGAATACATGGCCCGATGCAGCCACTAGCCCGTTCTTCAGCGAGAAAAACACCAATTGGGAAGGTGGCTGGAGAGTGCCGTCGATGGTGCGCTGGCCGGGTCAAATTGAGGCTGGCAGCGTGTCCAACGAGATCATGCACCACATGGACTGGTTGCCGACTTTCCTGGCAGTAGCCGGAAACAGCTCCATCAAGGAACAACTGCTGGAAGGTGGCGTTCATGCCATTGGCCGCGAGTACAGGGTGCATCTGGATGGCTACAACTTCCTTCCAGTTCTGACTGGCGAAGTTGAAAAAGGCCCGCGTCACGAAATCTTCTATTTCGCGGACACCGGTGAGCTGACGGCCCTGCGCTATGATGATTGGAAATTGATCTTCATGGAGCAGAAGGCTGTATATACTTTGCGGGCCTGGATCGAGCCGTGGACAGCGTTGCGGGTTCCCTTAATGACCAACTTGCGCCGTGACCCGTTCGAGCAAGCGCATCTGACGTCAAACACCTATTTCGACTGGATGATTGACCGCGTCTTTCTCTTGGTGCCGGCCCAGAAATATGTGGGGCAGTTCCTGGCAACGTTCCAGGAATTTCCACCACGCCAGAAACCGGCCAGCTTTTCCATCGACCAAGTTATGGAAGCAATGGCTGAAAATAACGGCAGCAAGTGA
- a CDS encoding DUF1269 domain-containing protein, with amino-acid sequence MSNLVIILFEGRHTADEALLRVAKMTDNWEADIDDFIVVTRGADGNMRIKNSDALTATGMLGGGAIGSLTGMMIGALAGNPAAGLLLGAAAGTSMGTLAGALDQADEEDDLAARLGAKLKPDTSALAMIGWTDRPTKLLNELEGMKGEIIETSLSVSDEKELRAALSGN; translated from the coding sequence ATGTCCAATCTTGTCATAATTCTGTTTGAAGGCCGTCATACTGCGGATGAGGCCCTGTTGCGTGTCGCAAAGATGACTGACAACTGGGAGGCCGATATTGATGACTTCATCGTCGTTACCCGTGGTGCCGATGGCAACATGCGGATCAAGAATTCCGACGCACTGACCGCAACCGGAATGCTTGGTGGGGGTGCGATCGGGTCTCTGACGGGGATGATGATCGGCGCACTTGCAGGTAACCCGGCTGCGGGGCTTCTCCTTGGGGCAGCGGCTGGAACTTCGATGGGCACACTTGCAGGCGCATTGGATCAGGCCGACGAAGAAGATGATCTGGCGGCGCGGCTCGGGGCTAAGCTCAAGCCCGATACCTCAGCGTTGGCAATGATCGGATGGACGGACCGACCAACGAAACTTCTGAACGAATTGGAGGGTATGAAGGGCGAAATTATCGAAACGTCATTGTCGGTCAGCGACGAGAAAGAATTGCGCGCGGCCCTGTCCGGGAACTGA
- a CDS encoding PRC-barrel domain-containing protein, whose product MKHKFWATAVVMSAISINVPTIVTAEAQHVAGGILLEYKDMDVAVVAGGWSVVELLRGSVYNELGDFVGYVHDAIVLPSGDTTFVIINVAGFLNIGNKLVAVPTVALGIKDNGDFVLPNATKDNLSELPSFHYARN is encoded by the coding sequence ATGAAACACAAATTTTGGGCTACGGCCGTTGTCATGAGTGCAATTTCTATAAATGTCCCCACAATCGTAACCGCAGAAGCGCAACATGTGGCTGGCGGTATTTTGCTAGAGTACAAAGACATGGATGTTGCTGTGGTCGCGGGCGGTTGGAGCGTGGTCGAATTGCTGCGCGGCAGTGTTTACAACGAGCTCGGGGATTTTGTCGGTTACGTTCACGATGCTATTGTCTTGCCAAGCGGTGACACAACATTTGTCATCATCAATGTCGCTGGTTTTCTCAATATTGGTAACAAGTTGGTCGCTGTACCAACGGTAGCGTTGGGGATCAAAGACAACGGCGACTTTGTATTGCCGAACGCGACGAAGGACAATCTGAGTGAATTGCCGTCGTTCCATTACGCCAGAAACTGA
- a CDS encoding HdeD family acid-resistance protein, protein MPTAMQNEAADIQKNWGWFLALGIVMAIGGFSAFLAPFLVSLAVEMIVGIFIGVGGIMMLVQVFKTSNDWNARLTYLILGLFNSFAGAMLFFRPLEGMLALTLVLIVAVFVNGLIRIAVGVMARPEPGSAWVIFGGVVSVLASAYLMARYPEISAVLLGILVGVSLIGEGAGFIRLAYGLKNNVSVAI, encoded by the coding sequence ATGCCCACAGCTATGCAGAACGAAGCAGCAGATATTCAAAAAAACTGGGGCTGGTTCCTTGCTTTGGGCATAGTGATGGCAATCGGTGGATTTAGCGCCTTTCTCGCTCCGTTCCTCGTTTCTCTGGCGGTGGAAATGATCGTTGGAATCTTCATCGGTGTCGGTGGCATCATGATGCTGGTTCAGGTTTTCAAGACGAGCAATGACTGGAACGCTCGGCTTACGTATCTGATCCTGGGGCTGTTCAACTCCTTCGCTGGTGCAATGCTGTTTTTCCGTCCACTGGAAGGTATGCTTGCGCTGACGCTGGTGTTGATTGTTGCAGTTTTCGTGAACGGGTTGATACGGATCGCGGTCGGCGTGATGGCCCGTCCCGAACCCGGGTCCGCATGGGTTATTTTTGGCGGCGTCGTCTCAGTTCTGGCATCCGCGTATCTGATGGCACGGTATCCGGAAATTAGTGCTGTGCTATTGGGTATTTTGGTTGGAGTGTCGTTGATCGGAGAGGGGGCCGGATTTATCCGGCTTGCCTATGGCCTGAAGAATAATGTCTCGGTAGCGATCTAA
- a CDS encoding DUF1269 domain-containing protein yields MEKFIAVVFDTEEAAYKGETALRDLHRNGELAVYAAAVIGKDQEGKVETKKFDDEGPIGTAFGLILGGVVGVLAGPVAVASGAVLAGSAAAASAAATGLAAGSLTGGMFGMYRDLWVAGIDSEMLDQVSLELLPGKSCLIASVDEVWTSPLDAQMASAGGTVFRKLRVDAIDEQFETEMAELDREIADLNEEMAQSSEAPKKAIHAKINAAKVKMTESRSKITHRLDELDREAGARLEAIDQQITTAADNTREKFKKRKTEIQADYKERKAKLDASMALAKDALA; encoded by the coding sequence ATGGAAAAATTTATCGCTGTTGTGTTTGATACAGAAGAAGCCGCCTACAAAGGTGAAACCGCGCTGCGAGACCTGCACCGGAACGGCGAGTTGGCGGTCTATGCCGCCGCGGTGATCGGCAAAGATCAAGAGGGCAAGGTCGAAACCAAAAAGTTCGACGACGAAGGTCCTATAGGCACCGCCTTTGGCTTGATCCTTGGCGGTGTCGTCGGGGTACTTGCCGGACCCGTTGCCGTGGCCTCAGGCGCTGTGCTGGCCGGTTCGGCAGCTGCGGCCTCTGCTGCGGCAACAGGCCTGGCAGCCGGATCGCTGACGGGTGGCATGTTTGGCATGTACCGCGACCTTTGGGTTGCTGGCATTGATTCCGAGATGCTCGATCAGGTCAGCCTGGAGCTGCTGCCGGGGAAATCATGTCTTATTGCTTCGGTGGATGAAGTCTGGACCTCGCCTCTGGACGCTCAAATGGCCAGCGCCGGGGGCACCGTGTTTCGTAAGCTGCGGGTGGATGCGATCGACGAGCAGTTTGAGACTGAAATGGCCGAACTGGACCGCGAGATCGCCGACCTTAACGAAGAGATGGCGCAATCGTCGGAGGCACCCAAGAAGGCTATCCACGCCAAAATTAATGCGGCAAAAGTGAAAATGACGGAGTCCCGCAGCAAAATCACCCATCGCTTGGATGAGCTTGACCGCGAGGCTGGCGCCCGTTTGGAGGCCATCGACCAGCAGATCACCACCGCCGCGGACAACACCCGTGAGAAATTCAAAAAGCGTAAAACAGAAATTCAGGCGGACTATAAAGAACGCAAAGCCAAATTGGATGCATCAATGGCTTTGGCCAAAGACGCGCTGGCCTGA
- a CDS encoding YihY/virulence factor BrkB family protein, translating to MTARQITLALWAALVRFDSQHGWSKSSHIAMSMMLALFPFTIFALSLGRAVSDGVSTQDIVEFVYGTWPDSIAAPIVNEVQAVLRDSSLKTLTIGGLLAVFFASNGVDAVRQTLTDAYREHDPRPLWKSRAVCVLFVLCGAAILTFSAALVFAVPVYIEAVYGRSEMTEDGALSYEALRHAVSFILLIFSVLACHLWLPGHSHSLKQVLPGVVLTVVLWITSGGIFAQYVSNFSAYSITYAGLAGVMTALVFLYVMAAIFVIGAEFNGRLIAGQDAGTGTGD from the coding sequence ATGACGGCGCGGCAAATAACATTGGCACTCTGGGCCGCTTTGGTCCGGTTCGACAGCCAGCACGGGTGGTCCAAAAGCAGCCATATAGCCATGTCGATGATGCTGGCCTTGTTTCCTTTCACGATCTTTGCGCTGTCCTTGGGGCGGGCGGTGTCGGATGGGGTTTCGACCCAGGACATTGTCGAATTTGTCTACGGGACCTGGCCGGACAGCATTGCGGCTCCGATTGTAAATGAGGTGCAGGCGGTTCTGCGCGACAGCAGCCTGAAGACTCTGACAATTGGCGGTTTGTTGGCGGTGTTTTTTGCCTCCAACGGGGTGGATGCCGTGCGCCAGACCCTAACGGATGCTTACCGCGAGCACGATCCACGGCCACTTTGGAAATCGCGTGCAGTATGTGTTTTGTTTGTCCTGTGCGGCGCAGCAATCCTGACTTTTTCGGCGGCTTTGGTTTTTGCAGTTCCGGTTTATATTGAGGCTGTCTATGGACGCTCTGAAATGACTGAAGACGGGGCTCTGTCCTATGAAGCCCTGCGCCATGCCGTTTCATTCATTTTGCTGATTTTTTCGGTCTTGGCCTGTCATCTATGGTTGCCGGGCCACAGCCACTCTCTGAAGCAGGTGCTTCCCGGTGTCGTGCTGACCGTGGTTCTCTGGATCACCAGCGGCGGGATTTTCGCGCAATATGTTTCGAATTTTTCTGCCTACAGCATTACTTATGCAGGTTTGGCAGGGGTGATGACTGCACTGGTATTCCTGTACGTTATGGCGGCGATTTTTGTAATCGGCGCAGAGTTCAATGGTCGGCTTATTGCAGGTCAAGACGCAGGCACCGGCACAGGAGACTGA
- a CDS encoding AI-2E family transporter translates to MTFGLAFWHRLVVVVFFTVAGLVLAADVLAPLSVALLLFVLLTAIIDRIGKIDIGGRQVPGWLAHVLGIALVLFGLLGILSILSNQAGDVAAALPRYEERFASIASRVIALVGDTNYAAAQSALSDLNIADFASGLLSSAGTFLSAFFLVLLYIPFMMLERGPMRAKIELASPDEGFSANLRRVLRSISLSLQRYMGIKTSVSLLTGMGSYAIMRPVGLDFAETWAVLAFALNFIPTIGSIMAVALPSLVALVQFETFTPFLIIVAGCGGVQFVVGNILEPSLTGRSLNLSPLMVVLALTFWTAIWGITGAWLSVPITVCALIVMSHIPATQSLAILMSGDGKLLQSTSEDADNQPGKPLHQTGAAPTPAQGE, encoded by the coding sequence ATGACGTTTGGCCTGGCTTTCTGGCATCGCCTTGTTGTTGTGGTGTTTTTTACCGTGGCGGGCCTTGTTCTGGCCGCCGATGTACTGGCGCCTCTTTCCGTCGCCTTGCTGCTGTTTGTCCTGCTGACGGCCATCATTGACCGCATTGGCAAGATCGACATTGGCGGTCGTCAGGTTCCAGGCTGGTTGGCCCATGTTCTGGGCATTGCCCTGGTGTTGTTTGGCCTGCTCGGCATTCTTTCGATATTGTCCAATCAAGCAGGCGACGTGGCCGCAGCGCTTCCTCGGTACGAAGAGCGGTTTGCCAGCATTGCCAGCCGCGTTATTGCCCTGGTTGGCGACACAAATTATGCCGCCGCACAATCCGCGCTGAGTGACCTGAACATTGCCGATTTCGCCTCAGGGCTACTCAGCTCTGCCGGAACCTTTCTGAGCGCGTTTTTCTTGGTGTTGCTGTACATCCCGTTCATGATGCTGGAACGGGGGCCCATGCGGGCAAAGATCGAACTGGCTTCCCCTGATGAGGGGTTTAGTGCCAACCTGCGCCGTGTACTCCGCAGCATTTCCCTAAGCCTTCAACGTTACATGGGTATCAAAACGTCTGTCAGCCTCCTGACCGGGATGGGCAGCTACGCAATAATGCGCCCGGTCGGGCTCGACTTTGCGGAGACCTGGGCCGTTCTCGCTTTTGCACTGAATTTCATTCCGACCATAGGGTCGATTATGGCGGTTGCCCTGCCATCGCTGGTGGCGCTGGTCCAGTTTGAAACCTTTACCCCGTTCCTGATCATCGTTGCTGGTTGCGGGGGGGTACAATTTGTCGTCGGCAACATACTTGAGCCGTCTCTGACCGGCCGCTCGCTTAACTTATCTCCCCTTATGGTCGTCTTGGCCCTCACGTTCTGGACAGCTATTTGGGGGATAACCGGGGCCTGGCTAAGTGTCCCGATCACCGTCTGTGCGTTGATCGTCATGTCACATATTCCAGCAACGCAAAGCCTGGCCATTCTGATGTCAGGGGACGGCAAGCTTTTGCAAAGCACATCGGAGGATGCAGACAACCAGCCGGGAAAGCCGCTGCATCAGACCGGAGCGGCGCCGACACCAGCGCAAGGGGAGTAA
- a CDS encoding phage holin family protein, producing MNRISRNISIIMRAERLIAQRHLAILRRQTGLLAAAGLVAGLGIIMLNMAAYLGLADVVSKPLAALIVAAVNLVLAGILASIAGNANFEAETAPVAEVRDLAMEDLEAEFQVAVGEAKAAVDGIKRMANDPLGMIVPGVAGAVAKAVVKNLKS from the coding sequence ATGAACCGAATATCCAGAAATATTTCTATTATCATGCGCGCGGAACGTCTGATTGCCCAACGCCACCTGGCAATTCTGCGCCGCCAGACCGGTCTTCTGGCCGCGGCGGGGCTGGTCGCTGGTTTGGGCATTATCATGCTGAACATGGCAGCGTATCTTGGCCTGGCCGATGTGGTGTCAAAACCTCTCGCGGCGCTGATCGTGGCAGCTGTCAATCTGGTGCTGGCGGGGATACTCGCGTCAATAGCGGGCAACGCAAATTTCGAGGCGGAAACCGCCCCGGTGGCCGAAGTTCGCGATTTGGCGATGGAAGATCTTGAAGCAGAGTTTCAAGTTGCCGTTGGCGAGGCCAAGGCGGCGGTTGATGGGATAAAACGCATGGCAAATGATCCACTGGGTATGATTGTGCCCGGTGTCGCAGGTGCGGTGGCAAAGGCAGTGGTCAAGAACCTGAAGAGCTGA